Genomic segment of Thiomonas sp. FB-Cd:
CAGCACAGCGGCCGGTAGCGGTGCCGACGGACGATGCGGCGGTACGCCTTGACCTCGATCTCCAGAATCTCGGCATCCTGCGTGCCGGGAAACGCGCTCAGCCCCAGGCCGCAGCGTGGGCACGTCGTCTGCAGCGTCACCTCCTCAACCCTGGCCGGCAATCCGCCCAGGCGCGTGCGGCCGTGACCACGCCGCCCACGTTGCTGGCCCCGCGGCCGTGGAGGGCCAGCGCTGACCTGGCACACCGCATTGATCCGGCGCGACTGTTCCGTCTTGGCGCCAAACACGCGCAGGCGAAGATCGCGGATCTGCGCCTGCGCGGCCTCCAGCGCCGCCTTCAACTCGGCTTCACGCTGCGCAAATCGCGCCTTCTCGGCCTGATGCCGACGTTCCACGAATTCGATGCGCGCCACGGCTCGCGCATGCAGGGATCGGTATGAACTTGCCCGCTGCACCAACTCGATGTGCTCGCGCCTGGTCAGCGTGACCAACTCCTGGTCATAGGGTTTCGGCGTCGGCCGTCTTGCGTCGGGCACCGTCCCGATCGCCGAGTCCAGGTCTGCGGCTGTGTCGTTCACAGCAAACAGGGTACGGCGAAAAAACTTCTGTGTCCAGCACGTTCTGCTCGCGACTCGGTCAGCCTACGTCATCACCGAATCTTTACGAGTCGCGCTCGCTCTTACCCTGGCACTTACTGCATGACGCGGCTAGCGATGGTCAGTGCGTCTTGCGTACCAATGCATGCATGCAGCCATCTTCTGTGGCGAGAGCGTGCACTGCATAGCGAGAATACAGCAGGTAATAGCTGATGGCTGCTCGGAACCAGGAGTGCGCCTTGCCGCCGAACTCCATGCTGAAGTACGCAATCGGCTCTTGCATGGCGGCGCGCCCGAGGCATGGCTCCAACTTCAGCGCACATCGAGTGCCAGTTCGGCGAGCCGCCCGAGCCGCCCGAGTCGGGCGGGGAGGTCGCGGTCGAGATAACGCCTCACATCCATAGGCGGGGCTCCACATCCATGGGCTGCAATAGCGACGGAGGCGCTCAGGGCGGCGCTGGAGCGAGCAGTCTGACGTCGACGCCTGCCGCGAGCGCCTGCACCTCGGCGCCGTCGAACAACTCGGTGCCCGGTTGCGCTGCGGTCGCGCTGCCGCAGGCAAGTCCCAGCCGCAGCGCCTGCGCGGAACCGCCGCCTTGGGCGAACGCGGCGATCAGGCCGGCGACCATCGAGTCGCCCGCGCCAACGGTCGACTGGACGTCGACTTGCGGAGGCCAGGCATGGCGCACGCCTTGGGCGTCGGCTAGCACGGCGCCGTCGGCGCCGAGCGACACGCAGACATGCGTAACGCCCGTAGCCTGCAAGGCGCGCGCTTCGCGCTGCACGTCGTCGAGAGTCGGCAGGGCGCGGCCGACGAACTCCTCGAACTCGTAGCGATTGGGCTTGATGAGGAAGGGCTTGGCCTCGATCGCGCGGGCAAGCGCCTCACCCTGCATGTCGACGACGACGCGCACGCGCGGGCCGAGTGCGCGCATGATTCGGTTATAGGTTCCGGCGGAAGCGCCCGGCGGCAACGACCCGGTCAGCACGACGTAGCCGTCGTCGGCGAGGGCGACGACGTCCCCGACGATCGCATCGAGCGTTGTGTCGTCGATCGTCGGGCCCACGCCGATGACTTCGTACTGCGCGCGCGGATTACGCGCTTCGATGGTGACGTTGATCCGCGTCTCGCCGGCAATGTGCCGGCAATGCGGGTTTGCGATCTGCTTGGCGACCAGGTGCTCAAGCAGCGCGCCGGTCTCGCCGGCGGCGACGAAGAAGGCGTGCACCGCAATGTGCAGGCGAGTGAGCGCGCGCGCCACGTTGATGCCGTTGCCACCGGGGTCGAGCCGGTAGGCGGAGGCGTGGACCTTGCGGTCTTCGACAAGGCGGTCGATCTCATAGGAGATGTCGACGCTCGGATTGAGCGTCAGGGTGAGCACGCGCGGTGCAGGGGACGGGGTCATCGGATCGATCCGGCGGGCAGGGGTGTTCCACGCGGCTATTTTCATCGTTTTCCGGCCCTTCATGCGAACTGCGGACGCACGCCTGCCAAGCTGCGCAACCACCTGAAGTTGTAAGACGTCATGGTCAGGGTCAGACACTGATCGACCTTCTCCCGCGTGCCTACCATGACTCGGCGGAGCGTCCCGATCGTCTTGCCCCAGCCGAAACACTGCTCAATGCATTTGCACTGGCTCATTGCGTAGCCACCGTGCCGTGCTGTGCGCAGGTCGATCCCGCAGCAACCCGTGTGGCTGGTGCTTCTGGCGACTCGCCGCGTGACGTTCCTCTCGCGCACGCCTTGACCGAGCCGCAGGCGCTTACCCTGTTGGCGCCGTACTGCACAGAGCAGTCCCGCCGACCGGACACTGACCATCAGCGAGCGATGCAACGCGGTCACCAGACATAGGAACCTTGAGCCAGTCCTGAGCCTCCGAAAGTTGGCGCATGTCTGCCCAATTGCGCAATTTGTCGTCAGCGTCAAATGTCCGTGCGCCAGTACATCGCCCCGGTTGGCTGCACGGAGGTGAAGGCCATTGCCCTCGCGCAAGCGGTAGGGCCGCTCTTGTGGGCGAGCACGACGCAGCGCAGCGTCGGACAGGAGATTGAGTGCAATTCCAGTAACTCTCCAGAGAGGAGTTGTGTTACTGGCTAGCCTACTCGCAGCGGCGCTGACAACAGCAGCGATTCCGATTCCGTACGATTGCCTGAGAGCCTCAGAAATGTCGAACCGCTTGATTCCAAAGATTTCTTGCAATCAGCTGGACTGGTTGGCAATGTCGAGCAAGATGCTGATGGTGCCGGGAGGGGGACTCGAACCCCCACGCTTTTAAGGGCGGCGGATTTTGAGTCCGCTGCGTCTACCGATTCCGCCATCCCGGCAAAGTGGGCCATTATTCCATAATCGTGAGGTCAACGCCGCGGGGCGAGCTGTTTCTTGTTCCTCAGGTTGCCCGAGGAACATCGCGTCGGGCGCCGCCTCATCCTGTGTTGCGCAGGCCCGCAGCGATGCCATTGATACTCAGGTGGATGCCACGCTTTGTACGCTCGTCGGTCTGGCCATCCCGGAAGCGGCGCAGCAGCTCGACTTGCAGGTGGTTAAGGGGATCGATGTACGGAAAGCGGGCGCGGATGGAGCGCGCTAACGTGGGATTCGTTTCAAGAAAACCATTCCAACCGGTAATGAGTCGCATCGCCTGAACGCTTCGCTCCCACTCCTGTTCGATTGCAGCGAACACCTGCTTGCGCGTGCGCGCCTCCGGTACAAGCTGCGCGTAATGCGAGGCGACAGCCAGGTCGGTTTTGGCCAGCACCATGTCCATGTTCGAGAGCAAAGCGCGGAAGAACGGCCATTGCTTGTGCATACGTGCCAGCAGTTCAGCTCCGGTTTCTGGATGTTCCGCGATGAACGCTTCCACAGCAGAGCCAAACCCATACCACCCAGGCAGAGCAACCCGGCACTGCCCCCAGGAAAAGCTCCAGGGGATTGCACGCAGGTCCGCGATGCTCTGACTCGCCTTGCGCGATGCCGGTCGGCTGCCGATGTTAAGTCCCGCAATTTCACTGATGGGCGTGGCCGCATAAAAATAGTCCACGAATCGCACGTTGCCGTACACCAGTTCTCGGTAGGTTGTGATCGCCTGTTGCGACAGCGCGGCAGCCGCCTGCAGAAATACTTGCGGAGCGCCGGCTCGTACGCCTTGGCGCTGCTGTGGGGAATCGCTGCCCTTGGCGCGAGTGGAGAGCAGCGTCGCCTCAAGCGTGGCCGCGACCAGGGTTTCCAGGTTGTGGCGCCCAATTTCGGGATTGGCGTATTTGCTGGAAATCACCTCGCCTTGCTCAGTCAGGCGAATGCTGCCCCCCACTGTCCCCGCTGGCTGGGCCAGAATGGCCTCGTAACTTGGTCCACCGCCGCGCCCCACACTGCCTCCGCGACCATGGAAAAGGCGCAATCGGATGCCATGATTAGCTCCAAGCTGACCGAACAGCTCCGCGAGGGCCACCGATGCCTTGTGCAGTTCCCAATTGGAGGTGAAATAGCCGCCGTCCTTGTTGCTGTCGGAGTACCCCAGCATAATTTCCTGCAGGGCGTACGAATGCTGAACCAGTTCAGCCATACCCGGCAGCGCGAAGAAGCCACGCATGATGTCGGGTGCATTGCGAAGATCGTCGATTGTCTCGAACAGCGGCACAACCAGCAGCTCTGCATTGGCCCCGGGCCTGCCCAGGGTTCCATGGAACAGGCCGCATTCTTTCTGCAGAACAAGAACTTCAAGCAGGTCGCTGACGCTTTCCGTGTGAGAAATGATGGTCTGGCGGATGGCGTCCTCACCGAGCAGCAGGCGCGCGTCGCGCGCCTGCTCGAACACGGCAAGCTCAGAGCGTGTCCACTCCGAGTACCCGGCATCGGGCACGCGCAGCGGACGAGGGTCTTGGAGGGTGCGCAGTAACAGCTCAATGCGCTCGGGTTCATCCAGCCCGGAATAGTCGCTGCACAAATGCGCGGCTGCCAGAAGCTCGCGGACAACCTCCTCATGCTTGTCCGAGCTTTGGCGCAGGTCGATGCTGGCCAGATGAAAGCCGAACACCTCGACGGCACGAATCAGCGGATCGAGCCGGGGGCGCGCCAGAGCTTCGGCATGATGGCCAGCCAGCGAATCGCGCGCGATTCGCAAGTCGGTGGCGAATGCCTCAGCGGTTGGGTAGGGGTCCGCCTGGCCCACCTCGTGACGCAGCACCTCGGCTGCCCCGAGTTTTCGCAACGTGGCGGCAAGGCGCGCGTACACGCCAATGAGCGCACGTCGATACGGTTCATCCTTGCGATGTTCCGAGTTGTCGGGCGAGGCTTCAGCGAGTGCCAGCAGGGCGGGGCTCGCTGAAGCCAGCATGAGGGAGACGGAAAGCTCCGCCCCCAGTGCATGGACCTGGTTGATGTAGTACTCAAGAGCCGTCCGTGCTTGCAATCGCAGCGCATAGGCCAAGGTCTCAGCGGTTACGAAGGGGTTGCCGTCACGATCGCCGCCGATCCAGTGACCCATGCGAAAAAACGGCTGAAGCCTCCAGGGCCTGCCGTCCGGGCGGGGGAACAGCTCGTCAAGATCCTGCTCGAGTTCAATATACAGGCGCGGCACCTCGCTGAAGAATGTGCTGTCGTAATACGACAGGGCGTTCTTGATCTCGTCCGATACCCGCAGCTTCGTGTAACGCAGCAAGCGTGTCTGCCAGAGCTGGGTGATGCGCGCACGCAATTCGGCGTCGATGTCGCGCTGACGTCTGGGCGCAAGCGGTTGGTCGCGCTCGGCTAGCAGTCGGGCAATCACGCGCTCGGCGTCGAGAAGGCTCTTGCGCTGCACTTCGGTGGGGTGCGCAGTCAGAACTGGCGAGATCAGGGCATGCGCGAAAAACTCGTCGAGTTGTGCCGCGTCAAAACCGGCCTGGCGAAGCTTGTCCAGCGCGGCGCGGGTGCTCCCCGCTGGAGGTTTGTCGCCAGATAGTTCGTGTGCGTGGCGCCGGCGCAGGGCATGCCGATCTTCGGCAATGTTGGCAAGAATGGAGAAATAGCTGAAAGCACGAATCACGCTCACCGCTTGATCGCGCGACAAACCCTGCAGGAGCTTGTCGAGTGCGCGGCGCTGGCGGGTGTCGCCCTCACGATGGAACGCGACCGACAACTGCCGTACCTTTTCCACAGTGTCGTACATGGGTTGACCCTCCTGCTCGCGGATCACCTCGCCCAGCAGGCGGCCAAGATGGCGGATGTCGTCGAAGAGGGCGGTGTCGGAATGTGAATCGTTGGAGCGGGCGAGCATGGTATCGAGCATGGTGTGTCGAATAGACGCACGGAACGCAAAGCGTCATCGGAGGCAGCAAGAACCATGCTAGCAGCGGCTGGGCGTGTTTAGGACACGCTCGGAGGCGATCGCAATTCGAGATTGCGTCAGCACCCATTCGTAGCGCCGAGGCTGTGGCGTCGCTGCTACGATTCCATCATGTGTGCCGCGATCTCTCAATCTCCATCCGTCCCGCCCCGCCTTGTCATTGCCACACGCGAAAGCCGCTTGGCTTTGTGGCAGG
This window contains:
- the ppc gene encoding phosphoenolpyruvate carboxylase, which codes for MLARSNDSHSDTALFDDIRHLGRLLGEVIREQEGQPMYDTVEKVRQLSVAFHREGDTRQRRALDKLLQGLSRDQAVSVIRAFSYFSILANIAEDRHALRRRHAHELSGDKPPAGSTRAALDKLRQAGFDAAQLDEFFAHALISPVLTAHPTEVQRKSLLDAERVIARLLAERDQPLAPRRQRDIDAELRARITQLWQTRLLRYTKLRVSDEIKNALSYYDSTFFSEVPRLYIELEQDLDELFPRPDGRPWRLQPFFRMGHWIGGDRDGNPFVTAETLAYALRLQARTALEYYINQVHALGAELSVSLMLASASPALLALAEASPDNSEHRKDEPYRRALIGVYARLAATLRKLGAAEVLRHEVGQADPYPTAEAFATDLRIARDSLAGHHAEALARPRLDPLIRAVEVFGFHLASIDLRQSSDKHEEVVRELLAAAHLCSDYSGLDEPERIELLLRTLQDPRPLRVPDAGYSEWTRSELAVFEQARDARLLLGEDAIRQTIISHTESVSDLLEVLVLQKECGLFHGTLGRPGANAELLVVPLFETIDDLRNAPDIMRGFFALPGMAELVQHSYALQEIMLGYSDSNKDGGYFTSNWELHKASVALAELFGQLGANHGIRLRLFHGRGGSVGRGGGPSYEAILAQPAGTVGGSIRLTEQGEVISSKYANPEIGRHNLETLVAATLEATLLSTRAKGSDSPQQRQGVRAGAPQVFLQAAAALSQQAITTYRELVYGNVRFVDYFYAATPISEIAGLNIGSRPASRKASQSIADLRAIPWSFSWGQCRVALPGWYGFGSAVEAFIAEHPETGAELLARMHKQWPFFRALLSNMDMVLAKTDLAVASHYAQLVPEARTRKQVFAAIEQEWERSVQAMRLITGWNGFLETNPTLARSIRARFPYIDPLNHLQVELLRRFRDGQTDERTKRGIHLSINGIAAGLRNTG
- a CDS encoding 1-phosphofructokinase family hexose kinase; this encodes MKGRKTMKIAAWNTPARRIDPMTPSPAPRVLTLTLNPSVDISYEIDRLVEDRKVHASAYRLDPGGNGINVARALTRLHIAVHAFFVAAGETGALLEHLVAKQIANPHCRHIAGETRINVTIEARNPRAQYEVIGVGPTIDDTTLDAIVGDVVALADDGYVVLTGSLPPGASAGTYNRIMRALGPRVRVVVDMQGEALARAIEAKPFLIKPNRYEFEEFVGRALPTLDDVQREARALQATGVTHVCVSLGADGAVLADAQGVRHAWPPQVDVQSTVGAGDSMVAGLIAAFAQGGGSAQALRLGLACGSATAAQPGTELFDGAEVQALAAGVDVRLLAPAPP